The Mycobacterium sp. 3519A genome contains a region encoding:
- a CDS encoding ferrochelatase: MEFDALLLLSFGGPEAPEHVMPFLENVTRGRGIPRERLQSVAEHYLHFGGVSPINGINRELIAAIEAEIDLPVYFGNRNWEPYVEDTVVAMRDNGVRRAAVFATSAWGGYSSCTQYVEDIARARAAAGDGAPQLVKLRQYFDHPLFVEMFAAAIATAKQTVPDDARLVFTAHSIPLAARNRCGADLYSRQVGYSSHLVATAAGYDDYDQVWQSRSGPPSVPWLEPDIGDHLSALAESGTTAVIVCPIGFVSDHIEVVWDLDNELAQQAADLGIEFARAATPNADPRFARLVADLVDEVAAGREPSRVPGPDAPPLQGFSVDGVVCTPNCS, translated from the coding sequence ATGGAATTCGATGCGCTTCTGCTCCTGTCCTTCGGCGGGCCGGAGGCGCCCGAACACGTGATGCCGTTCCTGGAGAACGTCACCCGCGGCCGTGGCATCCCCCGCGAACGGCTGCAATCGGTCGCCGAGCACTACCTGCACTTCGGTGGTGTATCGCCGATCAACGGCATCAACCGCGAACTGATCGCGGCGATCGAGGCCGAGATCGACCTGCCGGTGTACTTCGGCAACCGGAACTGGGAGCCCTACGTCGAGGACACGGTTGTTGCCATGCGCGACAACGGGGTTCGCCGCGCCGCCGTGTTCGCGACCTCGGCGTGGGGTGGCTACTCCAGTTGCACGCAGTACGTCGAGGACATCGCCCGAGCCAGGGCCGCGGCGGGCGACGGGGCGCCGCAACTGGTGAAGCTGCGCCAGTACTTCGACCATCCGTTGTTCGTGGAGATGTTCGCCGCGGCCATCGCGACGGCGAAGCAGACGGTGCCCGACGACGCCCGACTGGTGTTCACCGCGCATTCCATTCCGCTGGCGGCCCGAAACCGTTGTGGCGCAGACCTGTACAGCCGCCAGGTGGGCTATTCGTCGCATCTGGTGGCCACCGCTGCCGGCTACGACGACTATGACCAGGTGTGGCAGTCGCGCTCGGGCCCGCCGTCGGTGCCGTGGCTCGAACCCGACATCGGTGATCATTTGTCGGCACTGGCGGAAAGCGGCACCACGGCGGTGATCGTCTGTCCGATCGGTTTCGTCTCCGACCACATCGAGGTGGTGTGGGACCTGGACAACGAGTTGGCGCAGCAGGCCGCCGACCTCGGCATCGAGTTCGCGAGGGCGGCAACCCCGAACGCCGATCCGCGCTTCGCCCGGCTGGTCGCCGACTTGGTCGACGAGGTGGCCGCGGGCCGCGAGCCGTCGAGGGTGCCGGGGCCGGATGCGCCACCGCTACAGGGCTTTTCGGTCGACGGCGTGGTGTGCACGCCGAACTGCAGCTAG